One Streptomyces sp. 840.1 genomic window, GCTGACCTGTTCGCCGCCGCGCAGCACGGCCGGGACGGGCGATGTCTCGAAGGTCCGGGCCGCGCTGACCCGTAGTTTCGGGAAGGACGCGCTGCCGTCCGCGGACGCGGCGGACAGCCGGACCCCGACCGCCGGTGCGACGGCCCGGGGCTCACTCTCGGTGCCGGTGCGCTCGGGCGGCGCGGCCGCGAAGAGCGGTGTTCCGCAGCACGGCTGGGAGCTCGCGCACTGGGCGGTCGCGCAGTCCGAGGGGCTGGGCATCGACGAGGTCGCGTACGCGGGCCGGGTGTGGAAGGCCGGGTCGGGCTGGCGGACCGAAAGCGTGAAAACGGGCACCACAGAGGTCCGTATGCGCTTCGTGCATTAGTGCGGCCGGTCCCTCGTACAGGGGGTCCGGCCATTCCCGGAACGGGCTCCGCACACGGGTGCGCGTGACCCGCCCGGGAGGGCCCAATTTCCTTGCGGGAAAAGGGAAGTGACGGTTCGTCCAACGGTCGGGCAATGCATTGTCTGCCCGGGTTCCTCCGTTGCGGATTATGTGACGCATTGCCGACTCTTTACGTCGGTTCACCGCAACCTCCCCCGCCCCCAGGACGGTTGTCATGACGTCCGGTCCACGGACAGCGCAGATTCCACACCCCGTCGAAGGAGCATCATGTCCCTCCCCCTGACCCGTCGGATCGCCCGTACCGCGCTGCTGATCGCGGCGGGTGCGGCCCCCGTGGTCGGTGCGGCCGGCGCCGCCGGTGCCGCGGAGCTCCCGCAGGCTCCGGAGCTCGGCGGTCTCACCACCGTCGACGGCGCCGGTCTCGGCAAGACGGTCGACGGCGTGTCCAAGCAGGGCGCCGAGACCGGCGGCAAGGTCGTCGGGACCACGCTGCCGGTGGCGAGCAAGACCCTCGGCGAGACGGCCGGCAAGGCCGCCCCCGCCGTCGGCAAGGTCGCGACCGGCGGCGCGGCCAAGGGCGGACTGCCCACCGGCAGCCTCGGCGGCCTGCCGACGCAGGGCCTGCCGCTCGGCTGATCCACGCCGCACCGGTACAGCAACGCGCGAGGGCCTGAGGGGTGCGCACCCCTCAGGCCCTCGCGCGTGTCACCGGACGGGTGCTCAGCCCAGCCGCTTGACCGCGGCCGCCACGCGCTCGTCAGTGGCCGTGAACGCCACGCGCACGAAGCGGTCGCCGGCCGGGCCGTAGAAGTCCCCGGGCGCCACCAGGATGCCGAGCTCCGCCAGGTACGCCACGGTGTCCCAGCAGGGCTCGTCGCGGGTCGCCCACAGGTAGAGGCTCGCCTCGCTGTGCTCGATCCGGAAGCCGTGGGCCTCCAGCGCCGTGCGCAGGGCGGCGCGGCGGGCGGCGTAGCGGGCGCGCTGCTCGGTCACGTGCGCGTCGTCACCGAGCGCGGCCACGGCGGCCGCCTGGACCGGTGCGGGCGTCATCATCCCGCCGTGCTTGCGGATCAGCAGCAGCTCACCCAGGACGGCCGCGTCGCCCGCGATGAAGGCGGCCCGGTACCCGGCGAGGTTGGACCGCTTGGAGAGCGAGTGGACGGCGACGACGCCCTCGTACGTACCGCCGCAGACGTCCGGGTGGAGCACCGAGACCGGTTCGGCCTCCCAGCCCAGCTCCAGGTAGCACTCGTCGCTGAGGACCAGCACGTCGTGCTCGCGCGCCCAGGCCACGATCCGGGTCAGCTCGTCCTTGGCCAGCACCTTGCCGGTCGGGTTGGACGGGGAGTTGAGCCAGAGCAGCTTGAGCCCGGCCGGGTCCAGCTCGGTCGGGTCGTCGTACGCGACCGGCTCGGCGCCGCAGAGCCGGGCGCCGACCTCGTAGGTCGGGTAGGCGAGCCGGGGGTAGGCGACCTTGTCGCCGGCGCCGAGGCCGAGCTGGGTCGGCAGCCAGGCCACCAGTTCCTTGGAGCCGACGACGGGCAGCACGTTCTCGTGGGCCACCGAGAGAGCGCCGAGCCGCCGCTCCACCCAGCCGGTGAGCGCGTCGCGCAGCGCGGCGGTCCCCCACACCGTCGGGTAGCCGGGGCTGTCCGAAGCGGCGACGAGCGCCCGCTGGATCAGCTCGGGCACCGGGTCGACGGGGGTGCCGACGGACAGGTCCACGATGCCGTCCGGGTGGCCCTCGGCCGTCGACTTGTAGGGCGCGAGCCGGTCCCAGGGAAAGACGGGGAGGCGGGAGGAGACTGCTGCGGACACGGATCTCTGCTTTCTGGTGCGGGGTTCGGGCTCATGACGCGGCGGGGGTCACGGCCGACG contains:
- a CDS encoding ATP-binding protein produces the protein MSLPLTRRIARTALLIAAGAAPVVGAAGAAGAAELPQAPELGGLTTVDGAGLGKTVDGVSKQGAETGGKVVGTTLPVASKTLGETAGKAAPAVGKVATGGAAKGGLPTGSLGGLPTQGLPLG
- the dapC gene encoding succinyldiaminopimelate transaminase, giving the protein MSAAVSSRLPVFPWDRLAPYKSTAEGHPDGIVDLSVGTPVDPVPELIQRALVAASDSPGYPTVWGTAALRDALTGWVERRLGALSVAHENVLPVVGSKELVAWLPTQLGLGAGDKVAYPRLAYPTYEVGARLCGAEPVAYDDPTELDPAGLKLLWLNSPSNPTGKVLAKDELTRIVAWAREHDVLVLSDECYLELGWEAEPVSVLHPDVCGGTYEGVVAVHSLSKRSNLAGYRAAFIAGDAAVLGELLLIRKHGGMMTPAPVQAAAVAALGDDAHVTEQRARYAARRAALRTALEAHGFRIEHSEASLYLWATRDEPCWDTVAYLAELGILVAPGDFYGPAGDRFVRVAFTATDERVAAAVKRLG